The following are encoded in a window of Labrus bergylta chromosome 16, fLabBer1.1, whole genome shotgun sequence genomic DNA:
- the atp5mc1 gene encoding ATP synthase F(0) complex subunit C1, mitochondrial, translating to MYACAKFVTSPAVLRGGSRVLARPVSVSIFNRPEVTAEQQALLPVSQSAVLARSFQTSAVSRDIDTAAKFIGAGAATVGVAGSGAGIGTVFGSLIIGYARNPSLKQQLFSYAILGFALSEAMGLFCLMVAFLILFAM from the exons ATGTATGCCTGCGCCAAGTTCGTCACTTCCCCTGCTGTG ctgcgTGGGGGGTCCAGAGTCCTCGCCCGGCCAGTCTCCGTCTCCATCTTCAACAGACCTGAAGTCACAGCGGAGCAGCAG GCCCTGTTGCCAGTCAGCCAGTCGGCAGTCCTCGCCCGCTCCTTCCAGACGAGCGCCGTCTCCCGGGACATCGACACCGCCGCCAAGTTCATCGGTGCTGGTGCTGCCACAGTGGGCGTGGCCGGATCAGGAGCTGGAATCGGAACAGTGTTCGGCAGCCTCATCATCGGCTATGCCAG GAACCCCTCCCTGAAGCAGCAGCTCTTCTCCTACGCCATTCTGGGCTTCGCCCTCTCTGAGGCTATGGGTCTGTTCTGTCTGATGGTGGCGTTCCTCATCCTGTTCGCCATGTAA
- the LOC109977256 gene encoding cytosolic phospholipase A2 gamma-like: MLCAGASRVSVLLCACSVMLGTLGQTGDPGDGQTPNAVRTEERRPTPETTREKNSTFSTKDHVRQSQALSAAEKEFILNRKRVSLKALNDLGVKCSLATVPHIAVLGSGGGQRAAVSLLGSLHQMEKDGLLDSVLYLGGVSGSVWSMASLYTDPQWSKNVGGAVSRLSGPEISPEQVLSWLSEAAKDEQFSLSDIWGLLTSAGIMKQLDHQRLSGVVTNAVNPYPIYNAMNQNCLKGPEKGKWFELTPHESGFTDLGLFVNSSLLGSRVHEAASGGQREMDLVRLQGIVGSVLSDEQTVLNSLPQQLKDLAGAAVTDENNLLDVIFLWTEAPQQVSGFFQVLDRYARAYHTLLKVTDIIKRYTKDPKVISDLNKLQKTMRENLNLNPAAWFGKKSPKQRKLILDRWSQKILEPLQSWSQSLDEGPVKDYVSLLPQKVFPAIGKWEWETIENFLFLYPDASVPSCVRLKQRLQLIDAGLMLNMAFPPLLGEKREVDLLIALDYSASEAFTTLTAARDYAAKLKKPFPEIDEKILLEERDCPKDFYVFEGKEKEPTIVFMPLFNRNNCKDAEEVKTKMAACSTFQPPFSQEKVEFLLETAKENVKRNKETLLREIKKAAERRRSRRSKEVRHLNLKTFTTRRH; this comes from the exons ATGTTGTGTGCAGGAGCCAGCCGAGtttctgttctgctctgtgcATGTTCTGTGATGCTGGGAACTCTGGGACAAACTGGTGACCCCGGGGACGGTCAAACGCCAAACGCTGTTCGGACCGAAGAGAGGAGGCCAACACCTGAAACCACCAGGGAGAAGAATTCAACGTTTTCCACCAAG gatcATGTGCGTCAGTCCCAGGCGCTgtctgctgcagagaaagagTTCATCCTGAACAGGAAGAGAGTCTCTCTGAAGGCGCTCAACGACCTGGGAGTCAAGTGTTCACTG GCTACCGTTCCTCACATCGCAGTCCTGGGGTCAGGTGGAGGTCAGAGAGCCGCTGTCAGTCTGCTGGGTTCTCTCCATCAGATGGAGAAAGACGGTCTGCTGGACTCGGTGCTCTACCTGGGAGGAGTCTCTGGATCTGTGTG GTCGATGGCGTCGCTGTACACTGACCCTCAGTGGAGTAAGAACGTGGGCGGAGCTGTGTCCAGGCTGTCAGGTCCTGAGATCAGTCCGGAGCAGGTTCTGTCGTGGCTGAGTGAGGCAGCGAAGGACGAgcaattctctctctctgacatctGGGGGCTCCTGACCTCGGCTGGGATCATGAAGCAG CTGGACCATCAGCGTCTCTCCGGGGTCGTTACAAACGCCGTCAATCCGTACCCCATCTACAACGCTATGAACCAAAACTGTCTAAAAGGACCAGAAAAAG gTAAATGGTTCGAGCTGACCCCTCATGAGTCCGGCTTCACAGATCTGGGTCTCTTTGTGAACTCGTCTCTTCTGGGCAGCAGAGTCCATGAAGCGGCTtcaggaggacagagggagatgGACTTAGTGAGACTGCAGG gTATAGTGGGCAGTGTTCTATCAGATGAACAGACAGTCTTAAACTCTCTGCCCCAGCAGCTGAAAG ATCTGGCGGGCGCTGCAGTGACGGATGAAAACAAcctgctggatgtgattttcCTCTGGACTGAAG CTCCTCAGCAGGTGAGCGGGTTCTTTCAGGTGTTGGACCGGTACGCGCGAGCATATCACACCCTGTTAAAGGTGACGGACATTATCAAGAGATACACCAAAGATCCAAAGGTGATATCTGATCTGAACAAGCTGCAGAAGACGATGAGAG agAATTTAAACTTAAACCCGGCTGCATGGTTTGGAAAGAAGAGTCCAAAACAACGTAAGCTGATCCTGGATCGGTGGAGTCAGAAGATTTTGGAGCCTCTGCAGTCCTGGTCCCAGAGTCTGGATGAAGGACCCGTCAAAGATTACG tctccTTATTGCCCCAGAAAGTCTTTCCTGCGATTGGGAAATGGGAGTGGGAAACCATTGAAAACTTCCTCTTCCTGTACCCAG ACGCTTCAGTGCCGTCCTGCGTCAGACTGAAGCAGCGCCTGCAGCTGATTGACGCAGGTCTGATGTTGAACATGGCGTTTCCCCCGCTCCtcggagaaaagagagaggtggACCTCCTCATCGCTCTGGATTACTCGGCCAGTGAAGCCTTCACG ACTCTGACCGCGGCCAGAGATTACGCTGCCAAACTGAAGAAGCCGTTCCCCGAGATAGACGAGAAAATcctgctggaggagagagactgtCCGAAGGACTTCTACGTGTTTGAGGGGAAAGAGAAGGAGCCCACCATCGTGTTCATGCCGCTCTTCAACAGAAACAACTGCAAAG ATGCAGAGGAGGTGAAAACAAAGATGGCGGCGTGCTCCACCTTCCAGCCTCCGTTCAGTCAGGAGAAAGTGGAGTTTTTGTTGGAGACGGCAAAAGAGAACgtgaagagaaacaaagaaactcTGCTGAGAGAGATCAAGAAGGCGGCTGAACGCAGACGCAGCAGGAG GTCTAAAGAAGTCCGGCACCTGAACCTGAAGACGTTTACGACACGCAGACACTga
- the timm29 gene encoding mitochondrial import inner membrane translocase subunit Tim29 yields the protein MASFRVLMRMFCAAAETAAAPVPVGRWERLKNSKAGVFCRSLASDYKEACREFAVGAWERPFKASAYGVLLGGALTCFYTKPDQSSFEAALLDRSNQLGLLSPWIRNATSDGHVQSLVKLRNEGRLRHVGLGLLSLVYRADYDPAASLYEAQCSNLSVPWRELPQRILDVGFVSFWWILDYKMKDYDVNVEEFKHLPEHMQLTSPPSVQEVEKSERLHEESWLPPKVEEEETETKTVDRREERVGLESQTEEEQTPV from the exons ATGGCTTCGTTTCGTGTGCTGATGAGGATGTTCTGTGCGGCCGCAGAAACAGCGGCAGCTCCGGTTCCGGTCGGCCGATGGGAGAGACTGAAAAACAGCAAAGCAG gtgtGTTCTGTCGCAGCCTGGCGTCCGACTACAAAGAGGCGTGTCGTGAGTTTGCTGTCGGTGCGTGGGAACGACCCTTCAAAGCATCGGCATACGGCGTTCTGCTGGGCGGGGCCTTGACCTGTTTCTACACCAAACCCGACCAGTCGTCCTTCGAGGCCGCCCTGCTGGACCGCTCCAACCAGCTGGGACTCCTGTCGCCATGGATACGCAACGCCACCTCTGACGGCCACGTGCAGAGTCTGGTGAAGCTCCGCAACGAGGGTCGCCTGCGTCACGTCGGCCTGGGTCTGCTCTCTCTGGTGTACCGGGCGGATTACGACCCGGCCGCCTCGCTGTACGAGGCCCAGTGCTCCAACCTGTCGGTGCCCTGGAGGGAGCTGCCGCAGAGGATCCTCGACGTGGGATTTGTCAGCTTCTGGTGGATCCTGGACTACAAGATGAAGGACTACGACGTGAACGTGGAGGAGTTCAAACACCTGCCAGAACACATGCAGCTCACGTCGCCCCCTAGTGTTCAGGAGGTGGAGAAGAGCGAGAGGTTGCACGAGGAGTCGTGGTTACCGccaaaagtggaggaggaggagacggaaACAAAAACGGTGGACAGACGGGAGGAGCGCGTCGGTTTGGAGAGCCAGACGGAGGAGGAACAGACTCCAGTCTGA